In Candida albicans SC5314 chromosome 4, complete sequence, the genomic window TGTTGAGGGTGTATTTGAGTTGATATATCTGTCAACTCGTCTAAGGGTAATTTCTCTCCCATACATTTCACACAACTATCGTACGAGCTTCTGACAACAATAGTAACCTGGTCATCAACTTCATgagttttgttttttctaaatctcaactttattttcgtccatttttgtttgaatttattcttGTTCGTAGTGGGAGGAATCATGATCTTGggttgatgttgatttgggtgtccaaaaaaaataaaaaaataaaaataaaaataaaaatagcaaaagataaaaacaagaataacCTTTTAATCAATAGAGATAGAATATTGAGGATTGATGATAGTTTTTATATTCTCAAAACAACCTCAATACTCAAGGGTGAAAGTCGAAAgcaagaaaagaaagatacCAAGAATCATAAcatgatgaaattattgtGGTTTTATCGTATCGGAAACCTTGCTCATTATATAAAACAtcctttttgtttctttttctttttttttttcttgcttCTCTCTAAAGTATATTCTTGAAGCTAAAAAAGTGGAACAAAACACTATTTGtgttattttcattttttatCCATCTCCATGATTTCGCTACACTTAGTAAAACCCACATagtattcttcttctagGTACATAATGATGCGTTCGCTGTCGCATTTCTCATTTCAGGTCGGTAATCCGAGTGGTATGAGCGGAGCTTTGAGATGGCCAGACTGCGTACAAACTAAGAGGCGATTACAAAGCaagtagtattattatttgcaTCATTTTTCACTGTTTCTGAAAAATATGTTACCacaatatatatacacTATGTGCATGATTGTGCCGATTTCTCCTCAGCACCCCCCTccccctttttttgttgtcgTCGTTTTTCCTCAACTTTAATGAGCATATTTCAGGTATTTATTCctagaaaatatttttaaatttgcACAGGCTATTTGACATGTTGTCATCAATGAAACACGATTATAATAATGTCCAAAGTATGGGATCTTGAAGTTTGGCTcaatgaaaatatcaaatactgaaataataattatcgTCACACCACCcagtgtgtgtgtgtgtttaAATGCGTACATAATTCTACTCTCTGACTTCCGTGCTAGTTTGCAAAAGACTCCTTTAACACCCGATGTTGTCATAAATTAAGGGAGATTTTTAGTTCAAACGTTTAGCAATGTGAGGTGTTCCAATAATTGGGTAATTTTATTGCTCATTGCAAAATGAGGAAATAATGATACAAAGCTCAATGTGAAATCAGTATTAGAATGCTCCTAGAtcacaaaaacaaatattggCTTGATACTCGAAAATCCCGAAGGCTCATCATCTGTTGTGAACATGCAATGTATTTTACATGATATTTTGTGAACAGAGTGTGGAGTCAAGTATTAGTTATTGACTTGGCCAAAACGTAGacaattaattttgaaattttgctcttattaaattattatagtTGATGAATCTACTTGTTAAGGTACCACGTAATCACTCTTAATTATGGTTTTCGATTAGAAAAAAACCCAATGTTACACAAACCTGTCTAAATTTCATATTCTAtttctaattctaattttCGCTTCTTTCCAGAGAAAAATTTCTTGGGTGCCTCGgcaaaaagaataattcttttgttgctcttattctttttccttattttgttattatttcttaCTATAGTATAAGGCATGGCTGAATGTTCCTTGCATTGCCAATTCTAATAGAAATGTAAACCTTGTTTTGTGCACTAACTTATTAGTCTAGTAGAAAAAcccaaatttttcatatgGATTTTGTTACAATATGTTTAAGCAAGAATAGTTGAGAAAGAAGACGAGATTATAGAGAATTTTAAGTATATGGAATTAAAATCGCAGAATCGTCAATTTCTCACGAACTGTATGTTAAGGAGTCAATGCagtttttttcattttctttttgtgtATATTTAATTACATTTCCATTTTTGGGTGACATATTGCACCATCTCAAGTACTCGGCTAACTGAcatttaaattgaaaaaatcgCTGTATATTTTTATGTCTTACATGGTCTGAAACAAAGCTATGTTAGGTTTCAATTGCAAGTATGATTTTCAGTTTCAGAAAATTGCCCAGAATGCCTCAATTAAGGATTCTCAATCACCCCTAAGAATTGTAACATCTCATCGCCTATTGATGTTGTTTGCTGTACATTGAATCTTTCACTCTCACAGTATGCGGatcttcaatcaaatttcttTGAAATTACAATAGTGTATGTAAGTGATGTAAGGAGCTCAGATGCTCTTTTGTATTTCGTAAAATGTTACGTGAAAAATATCAGCAAATCGACTTGTTTGTCATTATGGAGAATATTTTGCAAAATTTTTAGCCAAAAATTGATACCAAAagtaattttaatttattatacaGTATCAATCACAAACCATTGTAGTGGCTTTGTATTATGTATCATAGTCAGACGAAAGACTAAGGAAGGCATTAATTAACGTGAACACATAATTATTCACATCTAAAGGATATAGATTGAAGATATTATACTATAATAACTTAGAGTCCACAAAACTTTAaaagtttgaaaattgCCTTTTTAGCTTAGTGGTAGAGCGTTGCACTTGTAATGCAAAGGTCGCTAGTTCAATTCTGGCAAGAGGCATTTTTTTAACtccttatttttttatctaATGTAACACAATTTAATCAAGACCATACCTACATAGTGGGTGGTTTATAActaaatattaatattgcTTATTTTTGCTAGTCGTTTGGGGGGATTGtaaatacaaaattttattgttgcCACTCAAACTAAACTatacaatacaaaaaaaaacaaaataaaaacactcactcaaataaaaatggggtcgttttttttatcacaCCATCTCTACTTTTaacccaatttttttaactaattctttcaaaaacaCAACTCAATATATCATGATCCCTAGAAATGGACGactaataatgaaaagCAGGGCATTGCCATTGCGAACATTTGTCTTATTAAGATCTTCTGCACATAACACCCACTTTAAAAATGTATCAACATTTGTTCCTACAAGAAATTTGGGATTCCTCAAGGTTCTAACTAGAGCAGTCAAAATGCCTGCTTATATAGGAGGAACCATGGCAGCCGGAGGTACTTATGTTGCTTATAAAGTTGAACAAGCAAGTAGCTACACACAAGACAAGTTATCTGCTTTCAAGGATTTCGCGGATGGCGTTTTTGATAAAACCGGCGATTTCTTTAAAAACCTTGGTGGAACTGATGGCGCAACAGGTGGCAATGGTGCCGAAGATGGGGCATCATCAGGTGGTGCTGGGGGAGGGGGAGGAGGCGGCGGTGGTGGAAATGATACTGCTACTGCGGTAGGAGCCACTGCAGCAGCAGTCGGTCTCACTTCcgatgaagatgaatcaACCGAAGCAGAAACAGATATTgaggaagaagatgaagaaacaTTGATTGAAGATGACAGtgacgacgatgatgatCTTGCAAATGATGAGACAGACGATCATATGCTTAATTTAACAAGACAAATGATTGAAATAAGAAACCTTTTATCCAGTTTAAACCACGATGGAATTAAATTGccttcaattgttgttattgggTCTCAATCTAGTGGTAAATCCTCAGTTTTGGAAAGTGTAGTGGGTCAAGAATTTTTACCAAAAGGGTCCAATATGGTCACTAGAAGACCAATCGAATTAACATTAGTTAATACACCAGAAGCCGCTGCTAATGTGGCAGAATTCCCAGCATTGAAGATGTATAACTTAACTGATTTCCAGCAAGTGCAAAagattttatttgatttaaacATGGCAGTTCCAGCATCTGAATGTATTTCTAATGACCCCATTCAAGTTACCATCAGATCGCCAACAGTACCAGATTTATCATTGGTCGATTTACCGGGATACATTCAAGTTGAAGCCGCTGATCAACCCATAGAAttgaaaaccaaaatcagGGAGTTATGTAATAGATATTTAGAACCACCTAATGTTATCTTGGCCATATCTGCAGCTGATGTTGATTTAGCAAATTCTGCTGCATTGAGAGCTTCAAGACTTGCTGATCCAAGAGGAGAAAGAACCATTGGGGTCGTTACAAAATTGGACTTGGTCGATCCGGAACAAGCACgtaaaatattattgaacaaaaaatacCCTTTGAAATTAGGATATGTTGGTGTCATAACAAAGGCTCCACACCCCAAGGCCAGCGCAAGTGGATTATTTTCCAGAAAACAAGTGACAGGGTATCAGGCGTTTGTGGCACAACAGAATTTTGAACATACTTTCttgaaagaaaacaaagaagCGTTTTTTGGGTGTACAGTTGGTACGAgaaatttgaagaagaagttaaTGAAAGTGTTGGAAAAAACCATGGCTGCTTCTTTAAGACCAACTCATTTGGCAATACAACAGGAATTGGAAGAAACTTCATACCAATTTAAAGTTGAATTTAATGATCGTCCATTAACACCACAAATGTATTTGGCTAATAATATCGATATGCTCAAGTTAGGAACTAAAGATTTGAGTCATAACTTTTCaagaaatgaattgaaagcAATCTTGAAAAATGCATTAGATCAAAAAGTTTTGGACTTGATGGCAGAAAGATATTGGAACAAGCCGTTTGAATTGAAAGGATCTTCCGTGGAACCTGATTTGCGTGAATTAACTCAAATAAacattgataatgatatttaCTGGCACAAAAAGTTGGACTTGACTACATCATCATTAACTAAGCTTGGGGTTGGGagattatcaacaaatttgatTACAAATGCTTTGCTTACAGAAATTGACAATTTAGTGGACAATACTCAATTACGAAACCACCCTATGGCAAAATCTGCAGTACGCGATGCAGCAAGATCAGTTTTAGGAAATAAATATTACTCCACTGCCGATCAAGTTGAAAACTGTATCAAACCATACAAGTATGAGATTGAATTGGAGGATCGTGAATGGCAAACATCCAAAGAAAATGCAGTTACTTTGTTGAAGGAAGAAATGCGACAATGTGAAGAAGTTTACCATGATTTAAAGAGTCAGGTTGGTGGAAGAAAATTGCAACAAGTTGTGACTTACCTTGAGAAATTAAAGCAACTGAACAACTCAGATGTTGATTTAACCACCAATGAAACATTAGGTTTTTCACCAACTTTAATTCAACGTGGTAAAGAAGCGATTTTCctcaaagaaagaatttcGTTGTTAAAAATGAGATACCAGTTTGTCAAAAACTCTAAAAAATGTAAAAAGAAGGAGAGTAAGTATCAATGTCCAGAAATATTCTTGGATGCAGTGGCTTCAAAAATAACTTCTACTtcaatattgtttttaaaCGTCGAGTTGTTGAGTGATTTCTATTACAACTTTCCTCGTGAATTagatttaaaatttttcaataatttaagTAAAGacgaaattgaaaaatttgccAAAGAAGATCCAAAGATCAAAAAACATAttgaattacaagaaagaaaagatttATTGGAAAATGCTTTAAGTAAAGTCGAAAGTGTCTTAGCTGTACAAAGAACTACCCAAAAGGATAATACAGAGGATCGTAATAAGAAATCTGTTTTTGGCTGGTAATTTAGCTCTAATTGTAAATAGtatttgttatttgttTCTTGCCTCCCGCTAAtggttttaatttgttgttgttgtttaccAGTTGTTGCTTATAGATGTATATATGCGTTATTTTATAATTGTCTATTTAAGTACGTTAACTATACGTTCAAATAATGATTCAACTTGTACACcttcaatattttgaaatattggTTGGAAAGTGTGAAGATCAACCACTTTTGCAGCATATGCCATACTGTTGTCTATATCCATTTCTCCTTCCTTGTTTCCATTTTGATGTCCAACTGTAGTCTTTACATTTCTATCGTTTATAACATCAGCAGTAGCTTGCGCAGCTATTAGcatattgttgatttcttgTGTTAAACCAAGTTCAATTGTTTCAGTTATTTCCTCATTACTGTAAATTGTACCGACTCGACaatccaaatcaacaaatacaaatgATGAGTTGAAATAACGAATCGATGAAACACCTTGCTCATGCAATTGAACACAAATAggttttaattgatttggtttaAAAATTAAGATTTTGGATTTTATGGAAAGGGTATTGTTTTCTTcagaataataatttaatgcCAAACATATTAATCTTTTAATTGGATCAATAGCAATTAAATTCTTAGCACCAATGGTGGTGTTCACTTTGGCTACCAAACTAGTCAATTCCCCCGtgattaaatcaaatgatgatattCTGGTTTTAGATAACACTAtaagattattattgacCATGTTTAATGATCTTACTCTTGATCCTGATAATGAAggaattttgaaatcagGAATTTCTTCAAAGCTCTTAGAATCAATGGTAAGAATGGAACATTCATGGGCAAGgaaaatcaatgaattgTCATCAGACCAACTTAAAGCAACGGCATCTGATGACAATGCACTTGGAGCCCTGGATTTTCTAAGTGTCCATGCAGTTTGCTGAGACCTTGCTGAAGTGGTTTTATATTGTTCTTTGGGTACACTTGGTCTCCAAATTCTCAAACCACCTTTATCATCAGCAGTTAAGAATGCCAACCCATTGAAATAAGAAGTTGGAGCTGGGATCATGGCTAAAATAGGATTCATTCCATGAGGATCAATAATCTTTGTAGTCAATTCCCAATGACCAGtcttattgttattattaattcCACTGGTTGCATTCTCTTTATGGCCAACatatttccaaaatttcaatgcatattgtttttcatttttcaataataaactgTCAACTTCAGTGTTGGtgaattcatcaaatgTACACATCCATTCTCCATCATGAGtgaatttcaataatgtaACCAAAGGATCCAATAATTTAGTTTCTGATCTGACTTTACCCACACCCAATACTGGAGCACCATGCTGAATGAAATTCTGttcatttttgaataaatcaaatgattgAATCAAAGCTCCATTGGGAAAATACATACTTTTAGTCTTTGGATGGATTTCAAACTGACTGGTGTAATCGTATCTAATCttgaatttatcaaaatcagaTGAGCTTTTAatgaatttctttttcgttttAGAAAGGGTGGTGGCAATATTATAAGCAAATTTAGGTCTTACAGTATTGACAGACAAACGAGAAACTAAATCAACTGCTGATAACACCAAGATTTCATAATTATTGTCCAAAGGATCAACATTCAACTGTAAAGAAATATAATCATTCttataattatcaatagAAATCTTATCAATCACCCCATTCAATCTTGGCAAAAACTGTTTCTTTTCAGTTTCCAATTGCCAGAATACTAATACTTTTTCCATACCACCAGAAAGTAAATAATTGTTATCAGCAGTGAACATTAATCCTTTGACTTGATCAAGATGCCATTTCAAAACTCGTTGAGGTTTTGGAGTGGTCAACCCACCATAGACTATTTGAATTGGACCAGCAGATGTACCGATAGCAATCATAGAATCGTTGGACACGGCTATTGATGTCACCGGTGATCGATACACAAATGGAATAGTTTCTTTGACGATATCGTTATCTgacaaattttcaatactgTCGACATTGAATATCCCtgataaatcaaacaaGTCTATTTCGTTACCACTGGTAATGAATGCAATTTTTGTATTATCCAAAGAAGTTgcaaaatttattgaattggcAACTTCAATTATTGGAACAAGTGATTCCAGATTTctatcaaaataatttatataacGAGTATGTGGAGTcccctttttcttttcttttctacCAGttacaataataaaaaataaatgtttAACTGATATGACTGATAATAACGGCAATGATGTACCCGATTgagttttatttatatcaaTGGTAGATATTATTGGTTGAGAAACTTTATCTTTCCAATTCACAGTTAATATTTCTCCAGAagttttaaataataacacTTGATTTCCATTAGTAACAtctattttcaaatcagcTAAGTCATGtaaatccaaatcaatAGTTTTAATACATTGTCGGgttgaaatgaaatatacTCTCAATTGATGAGTTAATGCAATGATCACATATCGACCATCTTGAGAATAGACAGATGCAGTTGTTTGTGAACAAGGTAAATATAATGGTTTACCTCCTGTGGCCATGGATAATGACCATTCTGATATAGCACTCGGCATGATTAGAGTAAAAAGTATAGCTTCACCAGAAGTACAGAAAGATGTCAATGctcctttttctttttttggaaaagtctctataaaatttttttgtttggaTGATGAGATGGTTTATAAGAGatgagagagagagagtAGTGTGATTTGGCACAAATAAAATCCTCacatattttcatttttttttttcttttctcaaACCATCACTAAAAGATTCATTACACATCAATCAAATAGAAAAGATATCATTTTCCATCACATAATATTCTTCATCTATATtcaaaataacaaaacCCCCCAAAACTTTTCttaaataatgattattCCAATACGTTGTTTCTCATGTGGTAAAGTGGTAGGTGATAAGTGGCAAACttatttggattatttACAAGATGAAACCCTCAGTGAAGGTGATGCTTTggacaaattgaaattgaaaagataTTGCTGTAGAAGAATGGTGTTGACAcatgttgatttaattgaaaagtttTTGAGATACAATCCATTAGAGAAGAAAGATATTAATTAAGGGAGAGGGGTCGAGCAGTTTCGCATATCCTAGGGCCTAGAGTTGACAGAGAACtcacatacatacatacagTGGTAAGTtgataaataatttcaacaaGTAAGAGACAGCAAAAAGTCTCCAATTTCATGTATTTTTAGATTATTAGTTtcatacttttttttttactttggtttttgttattgttgttattgcaTTTGAATATACATCAATTACGTTCTTATTTAGTTACAAATTTACGAACcttatttattgtttgcCTTGGCACTGTCAATAGCTTGAATGTATTCATAGAACCAAGCTTGTAATTGCAAATGACTGTCAAATGGTAATTTCTCATCAACACTGTGAATATGGGTTTCACCAATGAAATCACCAATAAAAGCTGGAGTGAATCTGAAAATGTTTCTAGTCAAGTTCCAGTAGTGTCTGGTATCGGTGTTACCTGTCATAATAGCTGGAGCAGTGATGACAGGATATTTAATCTCTGGGAAAACCAAATCTTCATAAACGTGTCTAGTAACACCAGACAAATATTCCCAAACAGTATCATTAGTTGGGGTGACAGGAGCAGCATTCAAGAACCCAGCAAAGTTGGTAACATTAAACAAACCCGAATCATTTTTAACTTTGAGAACATCTTTACCAAAAGCAGAAACTGACAAGCCATGTCTTTTGGCAACTTCAACAACTCTAGAAACAAAATGCTCTTGGACTTCAGCTACACTGGTACCAATAGCAACTCTGTGGTTCACTAATAACTTGACATGTTCTGGTAAGGCATTAGCTTTTTCACCACCATTGATAATATCAAGAGCTTGAGAAGTTCTGATCAAATATTTGGTCAATCTATTTTTAGAGATTCCTTCGACTAATTTGGAATTGGCAAACTTGTCGTAACCAGCTCTTAAAATTGCCTTTTTAAAAGAAGATGGgatattgttttttggATCATGAAGAGCTAAACATTGAgcaaaattcaaaatagGGTTTTCTGGTGGCAAAAGTGGACTGTATGGGTccttttcaataatgtaTCCCAATTCAGAAATAATACCAATAGAAGTAGGATCAGGTGGGATAGAAGAATGACCACCTGGAGTAGTCAATTCTACTTGAATATCAACGTAACCCTTTTCAGCAGTACCTGGAAGAGCAACAATAGTGTTGGTTAATTCTTGAACGGTAAGTCCAGCACCTTCATCAATAAGAGCATATACAGAATCTTGACCAAAAGTTTCTTCCAAGTATTTACCGATATGAGCAGCACCATGATAACCAGAagtttcttcatcaaaacCAAATGCAGCAAGAATAGATCTTTTTGGTTGATACCCTTTTGCTAACAAAAGTTCTAAAGTTTCCAAAATAGCAATCAAGACATTTTTACAATCGGCAGCACCTCTTCCGTAAATGTATTCACCATCGTAATGACCTTCAAATGGTGGATAAGTCCAGTCTTTAAGAGTATCTTTTTGAACTGGAACGGTGTCTTGATGAGCAGTCAATAAAACTGGTTTCAAAGATTTATCAGAACCTTTCCAATGATAAACCAAACCATAAGTGTTAACTTTGGTAACTTTCAAGTTTTTGTAAACCAATGGGAAAGTTTGTTCCAAATAATCATGGAATTTAGCAAATTTTGCCCATACTTGTGGAGCATCATCAACAGCAGGTTGTTTATCAAAAACTTGAGTATCAACTTGAATGGCACCAGCTAATCTTTTAATGGATTcctttttgtattttttatCGTGCAAAATTTCCAACACAGTTGAATTGTCCTTATAATAAGATTCTGGAGCAATTGGTTCATAGAGTGGACATAATGAACTTTCTTTTGGAATTGGTGTTGttacaattttcaaataattgaataaattagtAGAAAATAAAGTTACCAACAAGGCAACAAATACAACCGAACCAATAatgattgattttcttttattagATCTAAAGTTTTCGTCCAATGGAAGTccaatcattttttttaaagaattaattaaatatgATGGATGATAGAAAttaaaggaaaaagaagaagaacaaaacaaaagtttaattgaaaaaaaagggagaaatgaatattgaattattcaGCTTTTATATTGCTGATagatgttgaaaaaaaaaacggaAGAATGGGGATAGCAAAACTGTGGGTGAGATTAACTCATCTATGGCGCTAaaagtcttttttttttctct contains:
- a CDS encoding dynamin-related GTPase (Putative mitochondrial GTPase; required for mitochondrial morphology and genome maintenance; Spider biofilm induced) translates to MIPRNGRLIMKSRALPLRTFVLLRSSAHNTHFKNVSTFVPTRNLGFLKVLTRAVKMPAYIGGTMAAGGTYVAYKVEQASSYTQDKLSAFKDFADGVFDKTGDFFKNLGGTDGATGGNGAEDGASSGGAGGGGGGGGGGNDTATAVGATAAAVGLTSDEDESTEAETDIEEEDEETLIEDDSDDDDDLANDETDDHMLNLTRQMIEIRNLLSSLNHDGIKLPSIVVIGSQSSGKSSVLESVVGQEFLPKGSNMVTRRPIELTLVNTPEAAANVAEFPALKMYNLTDFQQVQKILFDLNMAVPASECISNDPIQVTIRSPTVPDLSLVDLPGYIQVEAADQPIELKTKIRELCNRYLEPPNVILAISAADVDLANSAALRASRLADPRGERTIGVVTKLDLVDPEQARKILLNKKYPLKLGYVGVITKAPHPKASASGLFSRKQVTGYQAFVAQQNFEHTFLKENKEAFFGCTVGTRNLKKKLMKVLEKTMAASLRPTHLAIQQELEETSYQFKVEFNDRPLTPQMYLANNIDMLKLGTKDLSHNFSRNELKAILKNALDQKVLDLMAERYWNKPFELKGSSVEPDLRELTQINIDNDIYWHKKLDLTTSSLTKLGVGRLSTNLITNALLTEIDNLVDNTQLRNHPMAKSAVRDAARSVLGNKYYSTADQVENCIKPYKYEIELEDREWQTSKENAVTLLKEEMRQCEEVYHDLKSQVGGRKLQQVVTYLEKLKQSNNSDVDLTTNETLGFSPTLIQRGKEAIFLKERISLLKMRYQFVKNSKKCKKKESKYQCPEIFLDAVASKITSTSILFLNVELLSDFYYNFPRELDLKFFNNLSKDEIEKFAKEDPKIKKHIELQERKDLLENALSKVESVLAVQRTTQKDNTEDRNKKSVFGW
- the NAN1 gene encoding Nan1p (Putative U3 snoRNP protein; Hap43p-induced gene; physically interacts with TAP-tagged Nop1p), giving the protein MPSAISEWSLSMATGGKPLYLPCSQTTASVYSQDGRYVIIALTHQLRVYFISTRQCIKTIDLDLHDLADLKIDVTNGNQVLLFKTSGEILTVNWKDKVSQPIISTIDINKTQSGTSLPLLSVISVKHLFFIIVTGRKEKKKGTPHTRYINYFDRNSESLVPIIEVANSINFATSLDNTKIAFITSGNEIDLFDLSGIFNVDSIENLSDNDIVKETIPFVYRSPVTSIAVSNDSMIAIGTSAGPIQIVYGGLTTPKPQRVLKWHLDQVKGLMFTADNNYLLSGGMEKVLVFWQLETEKKQFLPRLNGVIDKISIDNYKNDYISLQLNVDPLDNNYEILVLSAVDLVSRLSVNTVRPKFAYNIATTLSKTKKKFIKSSSDFDKFKIRYDYTSQFEIHPKTKSMYFPNGALIQSFDLFKNEQNFIQHGAPVLGVGKVRSETKLLDPLVTLLKFTHDGEWMCTFDEFTNTEVDSLLLKNEKQYALKFWKYVGHKENATSGINNNNKTGHWELTTKIIDPHGMNPILAMIPAPTSYFNGLAFLTADDKGGLRIWRPSVPKEQYKTTSARSQQTAWTLRKSRAPSALSSDAVALSWSDDNSLIFLAHECSILTIDSKSFEEIPDFKIPSLSGSRVRSLNMVNNNLIVLSKTRISSFDLITGELTSLVAKVNTTIGAKNLIAIDPIKRLICLALNYYSEENNTLSIKSKILIFKPNQLKPICVQLHEQGVSSIRYFNSSFVFVDLDCRVGTIYSNEEITETIELGLTQEINNMLIAAQATADVINDRNVKTTVGHQNGNKEGEMDIDNSMAYAAKVVDLHTFQPIFQNIEGVQVESLFERIVNVLK
- a CDS encoding DNA-directed RNA polymerase core subunit (Ortholog(s) have RNA polymerase I activity, RNA polymerase II activity, RNA polymerase III activity, RNA-directed RNA polymerase activity, zinc ion binding activity), with the protein product MIIPIRCFSCGKVVGDKWQTYLDYLQDETLSEGDALDKLKLKRYCCRRMVLTHVDLIEKFLRYNPLEKKDIN
- a CDS encoding Gly-Xaa carboxypeptidase (Ortholog(s) have carboxypeptidase activity, role in nitrogen compound metabolic process, proteolysis involved in cellular protein catabolic process and fungal-type vacuole lumen localization) — translated: MIGLPLDENFRSNKRKSIIIGSVVFVALLVTLFSTNLFNYLKIVTTPIPKESSLCPLYEPIAPESYYKDNSTVLEILHDKKYKKESIKRLAGAIQVDTQVFDKQPAVDDAPQVWAKFAKFHDYLEQTFPLVYKNLKVTKVNTYGLVYHWKGSDKSLKPVLLTAHQDTVPVQKDTLKDWTYPPFEGHYDGEYIYGRGAADCKNVLIAILETLELLLAKGYQPKRSILAAFGFDEETSGYHGAAHIGKYLEETFGQDSVYALIDEGAGLTVQELTNTIVALPGTAEKGYVDIQVELTTPGGHSSIPPDPTSIGIISELGYIIEKDPYSPLLPPENPILNFAQCLALHDPKNNIPSSFKKAILRAGYDKFANSKLVEGISKNRLTKYLIRTSQALDIINGGEKANALPEHVKLLVNHRVAIGTSVAEVQEHFVSRVVEVAKRHGLSVSAFGKDVLKVKNDSGLFNVTNFAGFLNAAPVTPTNDTVWEYLSGVTRHVYEDLVFPEIKYPVITAPAIMTGNTDTRHYWNLTRNIFRFTPAFIGDFIGETHIHSVDEKLPFDSHLQLQAWFYEYIQAIDSAKANNK